A stretch of Parvimonas micra DNA encodes these proteins:
- a CDS encoding phosphatidate cytidylyltransferase: MTSFINRTISGVLMLIISFLCLWLKGYALMGYTMAITVLCLIELFRTFKLNDILISCISILFSLAMVYSIGISNKDLILTWFSLYFLIVSIYYLFFSKINIENFGKLLFSFIYISVPMGVFLRLGETNLIWAIFFISWGTDTFAYLFGIVFGKHKLYPSISPKKTVEGSLGGIFGSLILLILFNYFVLNYNIIFVICSGILLSIVAQLGDLFASKIKREMGIKDFSDIIKGHGGFLDRFDSIIFVTPLVYIVFYVFGGSI; the protein is encoded by the coding sequence ATGACTAGTTTTATCAATAGAACCATAAGTGGAGTATTGATGTTAATAATATCCTTTTTATGTTTATGGCTTAAAGGATATGCACTTATGGGATACACTATGGCTATTACAGTTTTATGCTTAATTGAATTATTTAGGACATTTAAGTTAAATGATATATTAATTAGTTGTATTAGTATATTGTTTTCTTTAGCTATGGTGTACTCTATAGGTATTTCAAATAAAGACTTAATATTGACTTGGTTTTCATTATATTTTCTTATTGTTTCAATTTATTATTTATTTTTTAGTAAAATTAATATTGAAAATTTTGGGAAATTGTTATTCTCTTTTATATATATTTCAGTTCCTATGGGGGTTTTTTTGAGACTTGGAGAAACTAATCTTATTTGGGCTATATTTTTTATTTCGTGGGGAACTGATACATTTGCTTATCTTTTTGGAATAGTTTTTGGAAAACATAAGTTATATCCTAGTATAAGTCCAAAAAAGACAGTAGAAGGTTCTTTAGGTGGCATTTTTGGTTCACTTATACTTTTAATTTTATTTAATTACTTTGTATTAAATTATAATATTATTTTTGTAATTTGTTCAGGAATACTTCTTTCTATTGTTGCACAATTAGGAGACTTGTTTGCATCAAAAATAAAAAGAGAAATGGGAATAAAAGATTTTAGTGATATTATCAAAGGACATGGTGGATTTTTAGATAGATTTGATAGTATAATTTTTGTAACTCCTTTGGTTTATATTGTTTTTTATGTTTTTGGAGGTAGTATTTAA
- a CDS encoding isoprenyl transferase, translating into MKDIDFTNIPKHIGIIMDGNGRWANNRFLPRIAGHKEGMNRVVDIVEECCKIGVKTLTLYAFSTENWKRPEDEVKGLMNILVIYINSQLKRILENNIVFRVIGDYSKLPSSIVKLLDNSIDKSKNNTGMVLNIALNYGGRAEIISSIKDLFDDISKGNFSIDDLNEENFKNYLYTKENSEVDLMIRTGNEKRISNFLIYQLAYSEFYFTDILWPEFFAENLYDAIYDFQNRNRRFGGI; encoded by the coding sequence ATGAAAGATATAGATTTTACGAATATACCAAAACATATTGGTATTATTATGGATGGCAATGGTAGATGGGCAAATAATAGATTTTTACCTAGAATTGCTGGACATAAAGAAGGAATGAATAGAGTAGTTGACATTGTTGAAGAGTGTTGTAAAATAGGGGTTAAAACCTTAACTTTATATGCTTTTTCAACTGAAAACTGGAAAAGACCTGAAGATGAGGTAAAAGGTCTTATGAATATTTTGGTTATTTATATAAATTCTCAATTGAAAAGAATATTAGAAAATAATATTGTTTTTAGAGTTATAGGAGATTATAGTAAATTACCAAGTTCTATAGTTAAGTTACTAGACAATAGTATAGATAAGTCAAAAAACAATACAGGTATGGTATTAAATATCGCATTAAACTATGGTGGTAGAGCAGAAATTATTTCTTCTATAAAAGATTTATTTGATGATATTTCAAAAGGAAATTTTTCAATAGATGATTTAAATGAGGAGAATTTTAAGAATTATTTATATACAAAAGAAAATTCGGAAGTAGATTTAATGATAAGAACAGGAAACGAAAAAAGAATAAGTAATTTTTTGATTTATCAGTTAGCTTATTCTGAATTTTATTTTACAGATATTCTTTGGCCAGAATTTTTTGCTGAAAATTTATATGATGCGATATATGACTTTCAAAATAGAAATCGAAGGTTTGGGGGAATTTAA
- the recG gene encoding ATP-dependent DNA helicase RecG yields the protein MELKDIKGIGEKKIALLNKLGIFTVNNLLEYFPYSYIDTTKFKKISEITEEGSYSYRLKIISLMENRKKRNIRVTKFLAMDEEMNYCTIVYFNNIFISKNLKINNVYEMYGRAKLLGKNVEIQSPTMQNKANIIGSIIPQYHLCKGISNLDLVKIIQNLLKKNSYFEEKLPSNILNELNLENYDKAIRNIHFPKDNESFIRAKRRLAFDEIFYFQLSMKKLKRNNDDAIRFEIKDETYDFIKSLSFKLTNSQNKVLDDIFIDMTSDKQMNRLVQGDVGCGKTIISFIAMFNVIKNGFQSVLMAPTEILARQHYENAKNLFSGYNIKVELLVGSLKESEKKAIREKLENGEIDIVIGTHAVFQEKVVYKNLGFVITDEQHRFGVKQRLLLSKKSKNPDILVMSATPIPRTVGLVMFCDLDISTIDELPSGRGKVNTYFVDENYEERYMNFIKKHISEGRQAYIVCPLIDESDTLELQSVINLYERLKERYFQNIEIEFIHGKIKPVDKDRIMKNFESGKIKVLVATTVIEVGINVPNSNIMVIYNAERFGLSQLHQLRGRIGRGNYESFCILVSNNKSTNVKKRMDIMCSSNDGFYISEQDFLLRGYGDILGYRQSGEARFKILNIQKDYELLKSAIKYVDELLSEDFNFEKNENQVVKRNVDDFIQNLSNNIIMN from the coding sequence ATGGAATTAAAAGATATTAAGGGAATTGGAGAAAAGAAAATTGCTCTTTTAAATAAACTTGGAATTTTTACAGTTAATAATTTATTAGAGTATTTTCCATATTCTTATATTGATACAACAAAATTTAAAAAAATTTCTGAAATAACTGAAGAAGGAAGTTATTCATATAGATTAAAAATCATTTCTTTAATGGAAAATAGAAAAAAAAGAAATATTAGAGTTACAAAATTTTTAGCAATGGATGAAGAAATGAATTATTGCACAATTGTATATTTTAATAATATCTTTATTTCAAAAAATTTAAAGATTAATAATGTATATGAAATGTATGGAAGGGCAAAATTACTTGGAAAAAATGTTGAAATTCAGTCTCCTACAATGCAAAATAAAGCTAATATTATTGGAAGTATAATTCCACAATATCATTTGTGTAAAGGAATTTCTAATCTAGACTTAGTTAAGATTATCCAAAATTTATTAAAAAAGAATTCATATTTTGAAGAAAAACTACCTAGTAATATTCTAAATGAATTAAACTTGGAAAATTATGATAAAGCAATTAGGAACATTCATTTTCCAAAAGATAATGAAAGTTTTATTAGAGCAAAAAGAAGACTTGCCTTTGACGAGATTTTTTATTTTCAACTCTCTATGAAAAAATTAAAGAGAAATAATGATGATGCTATTAGGTTTGAGATAAAAGATGAAACGTATGATTTTATAAAATCTTTGAGTTTTAAATTGACAAATTCACAAAATAAAGTATTAGATGATATTTTTATAGATATGACTAGCGATAAACAAATGAATAGATTAGTTCAAGGAGATGTTGGTTGTGGTAAAACAATAATATCTTTTATTGCCATGTTTAATGTTATAAAAAATGGATTTCAATCAGTTTTAATGGCTCCAACTGAAATTTTAGCTAGACAGCATTATGAAAATGCTAAAAATCTTTTTTCAGGTTATAATATAAAAGTTGAGTTATTAGTTGGAAGTTTAAAAGAATCCGAAAAGAAAGCTATTAGAGAAAAGCTAGAAAACGGAGAAATTGATATTGTAATTGGAACACATGCGGTTTTTCAGGAAAAAGTTGTTTACAAAAATTTGGGCTTTGTTATTACAGATGAACAGCATAGATTTGGAGTTAAACAAAGACTTTTACTTTCTAAAAAATCTAAAAATCCAGATATATTAGTAATGAGTGCAACTCCTATACCTAGGACTGTTGGTCTTGTTATGTTCTGTGATTTGGATATTTCTACTATTGATGAGTTGCCTAGTGGTAGAGGAAAGGTGAATACTTATTTTGTAGATGAAAATTATGAAGAAAGATATATGAATTTTATAAAAAAACATATATCAGAAGGACGTCAAGCCTACATTGTTTGTCCGCTTATTGACGAAAGTGATACATTGGAATTACAGTCGGTTATAAATTTATATGAACGTTTAAAAGAAAGATATTTTCAAAACATTGAAATCGAGTTTATACATGGGAAGATAAAACCCGTTGACAAAGATAGGATAATGAAAAATTTTGAAAGTGGAAAAATAAAAGTTCTAGTTGCAACTACTGTAATAGAAGTTGGTATTAATGTTCCTAATTCAAATATAATGGTAATTTATAATGCAGAAAGATTTGGTCTTAGTCAATTACATCAACTAAGAGGAAGAATAGGAAGAGGAAATTATGAAAGTTTTTGTATTTTAGTTAGTAATAACAAAAGTACAAATGTAAAAAAGAGAATGGATATAATGTGTTCATCAAATGATGGTTTTTATATTTCTGAACAAGATTTTTTACTAAGAGGATATGGTGATATTCTAGGATATCGTCAATCAGGAGAAGCCAGATTTAAAATTTTAAATATCCAAAAAGATTATGAGCTTTTAAAATCTGCAATAAAATATGTTGATGAGCTTTTGAGTGAGGATTTTAATTTTGAAAAAAACGAAAATCAAGTTGTTAAAAGAAATGTTGATGATTTTATCCAAAATCTTAGTAATAACATTATTATGAATTAA
- a CDS encoding Asp23/Gls24 family envelope stress response protein: MEFNNELGKVSINPTVIKTIVANVLRESYGVSGLANVSPKDGIYHLLGWDNSGKGVHVVLKEDTIFIDLHIVIQYGIKISTVCENIIENIKYNVENLTGLTVKKVNINVHGIKLEGN, encoded by the coding sequence ATGGAATTTAATAATGAATTAGGTAAAGTTTCTATTAATCCTACTGTGATTAAAACAATCGTAGCTAATGTGTTAAGAGAGAGTTATGGAGTTAGCGGATTGGCTAATGTTTCTCCTAAAGATGGAATCTATCACCTTTTAGGATGGGATAATTCAGGTAAAGGTGTTCATGTTGTACTTAAAGAAGATACTATTTTCATAGATTTACATATTGTTATTCAATATGGAATTAAAATTTCAACAGTTTGTGAGAATATAATAGAAAATATAAAATATAATGTTGAAAACTTGACAGGATTAACTGTGAAAAAAGTTAATATTAATGTTCATGGAATAAAATTAGAAGGTAATTAG
- a CDS encoding MATE family efflux transporter → MNVKFFNKSSEERRNMILSEKVLKTIIILTIPMFMMGIVQALIPITDGLFLNNKSGYVIAGAIGFSQSVIGILNAFSQGLSVAASAIIGQLYGKGDIEKTKHSSVQILVLSFGIGLLLSPLCLILSYIISRGVNEELSVHVFEYLGLYSFVLPFLFMAAIFNSIKNGTGHPEAPFFRMIILLVFKIVFNTIFLSILNLGVFGAVSASFMSYFLIGIWMYYDLFIKKSDMQLSLKNFRFDFEFIKKTMALAIPSILSYILVYIGFFLINKEVVKYGSIALNASTIASNINSIYFVLPTSVGTTVTTMISMNIGNGNSKNAKKVFYYGILFSLMIVFSIIIIFTPLNPYIVELFQKNPEITTITNKALTIYMYSVIGFGIFTVEQGVFIGLGRTKMPLLTGIMRVWLLRYIFIIFTEKYLGVYSIFWGNLFSNCMAAFIFFFFVMKVKWESAIKDL, encoded by the coding sequence ATGAATGTAAAATTTTTTAATAAAAGTTCGGAAGAACGACGAAATATGATTCTGAGTGAAAAAGTTTTAAAGACAATTATTATTTTGACAATACCAATGTTTATGATGGGAATAGTACAAGCATTAATTCCAATTACTGATGGCTTATTTTTAAATAACAAATCCGGTTATGTAATTGCAGGAGCTATTGGTTTTTCTCAATCCGTAATAGGTATTTTAAATGCATTTTCTCAAGGGCTCAGTGTTGCGGCGTCGGCAATAATAGGACAATTATATGGGAAAGGCGATATTGAAAAAACCAAGCATAGTTCGGTTCAAATTTTGGTTTTATCTTTTGGTATAGGACTACTACTTTCGCCTCTCTGTTTAATATTATCTTATATAATATCAAGAGGGGTAAATGAAGAACTTTCAGTACATGTTTTTGAGTATCTTGGACTTTATTCTTTTGTTTTACCTTTTTTATTTATGGCAGCTATTTTTAATTCTATAAAAAATGGGACAGGACATCCTGAAGCACCATTTTTTCGTATGATAATTCTTTTGGTTTTTAAAATAGTTTTTAATACAATATTTTTATCAATTTTAAATTTAGGAGTTTTTGGTGCAGTATCTGCATCTTTTATGTCTTACTTTTTGATTGGTATTTGGATGTACTATGATTTATTTATAAAAAAATCAGATATGCAACTTTCTTTAAAAAATTTTAGATTCGATTTTGAATTTATAAAAAAAACAATGGCTTTGGCAATTCCCAGCATTTTATCATATATCTTAGTTTATATTGGATTCTTTTTAATTAATAAAGAAGTAGTAAAATATGGCTCTATTGCCCTTAATGCTTCTACCATTGCTTCTAATATAAATTCAATTTATTTTGTTTTGCCTACAAGTGTTGGAACAACGGTTACTACAATGATTAGTATGAATATAGGAAATGGGAATTCCAAAAATGCAAAAAAAGTATTTTATTATGGAATTTTGTTTTCTTTGATGATAGTATTTTCGATTATAATCATTTTTACACCTCTAAATCCTTATATTGTTGAGTTATTCCAAAAGAATCCGGAAATTACAACAATAACTAATAAGGCGTTGACTATTTATATGTATTCTGTGATAGGATTTGGAATATTTACAGTTGAACAAGGAGTATTTATTGGTTTGGGAAGAACAAAAATGCCTTTGCTTACAGGAATAATGAGAGTTTGGTTACTTAGATATATTTTTATAATTTTTACTGAAAAGTATTTGGGAGTATATTCAATTTTCTGGGGAAATTTATTTTCAAATTGTATGGCTGCATTTATATTTTTCTTTTTTGTTATGAAAGTGAAATGGGAATCAGCTATTAAAGATTTATAA
- a CDS encoding bifunctional 4-hydroxy-3-methylbut-2-enyl diphosphate reductase/30S ribosomal protein S1, with translation MEIYIANNAGFCFGVKRAVKLADKTLNENQKNENVYSYGELIHNPQVVEKFDEKGLKVIDNYENEKKGTIVLRSHGIHPNIKKKMIEYGHKCIDCTCPVLLNIYRKIEKKVENGYEIIIIGDKNHPEIKAMVGYCGNKFCVINTKEEAEMIKNKKNLYIISQTTNLVEKFFQFSDIIKDRNENVIIENTICDATSKRQNSCEEISKKVDCMIVIGGYSSSNTNKLYDVAKKHCKNVYRIETFLDLPLKDMVKYKKIGLTAGASTPDWLIEEVVEGMEILSKDEFMEQIEGSIKKIYPRDIVKGTIIYVTETEVMVNIGYRSDGIIKLDELSSDVTKKPKDLFHEGQEIDVYVIKLDDGEGNVVLSTRRVESLKDWQNLVEKFNNKELVEAEVVKEVKGGLLATVDGINAFIPASHITTSFVKDFTPYIGQKLECAIINLDERKKKVVLSRREVEEKELNEKLDLAWSKLAVGDVLTGTIRKLTDFGAFVNLGDVDGLIHVSDISWNRIKKPSDILNVGDQVEVVILKLNRERNRISLGLKQLTKKPFELFLENNSVGDVVTGTVINLVDFGAFVKLKENVEGLVHISQISHDHIEKASDVLNIGDEVQVKIINIDEENQKISLSIKELLEKPVEETVEEEKEVVVEEEKEEEAKFENQELDNSIGALLDIEL, from the coding sequence ATGGAGATTTATATAGCAAATAATGCAGGTTTTTGTTTTGGAGTAAAGCGAGCTGTAAAATTAGCCGATAAAACTTTAAATGAAAATCAAAAAAATGAAAATGTGTATTCATATGGAGAATTAATTCATAACCCTCAAGTTGTAGAAAAGTTTGATGAAAAAGGACTTAAGGTTATTGATAATTATGAGAATGAAAAAAAAGGAACAATAGTTTTACGTTCACACGGAATACATCCAAATATTAAGAAAAAAATGATAGAATATGGACATAAATGTATTGATTGTACTTGTCCAGTTTTATTAAATATATATAGAAAAATTGAAAAGAAGGTTGAAAATGGATATGAGATTATAATCATCGGAGATAAAAATCATCCAGAAATCAAAGCTATGGTTGGTTATTGTGGTAATAAATTTTGTGTAATAAATACAAAAGAAGAAGCAGAAATGATAAAAAACAAAAAAAATTTATATATTATTTCACAAACGACCAATTTAGTAGAGAAATTTTTTCAATTTTCTGATATAATAAAGGATAGGAATGAAAATGTTATAATTGAAAATACAATTTGTGATGCAACTTCAAAAAGACAAAATTCTTGCGAAGAAATTTCTAAGAAAGTTGATTGTATGATAGTTATTGGGGGATACAGTAGCTCTAATACAAATAAACTTTATGATGTAGCCAAAAAGCATTGTAAAAATGTATATAGAATTGAAACATTTTTAGATTTACCATTGAAAGATATGGTAAAATATAAGAAAATAGGATTAACCGCCGGCGCTTCAACTCCGGATTGGTTAATAGAGGAGGTAGTTGAAGGTATGGAAATTTTAAGCAAGGATGAATTTATGGAACAAATAGAAGGGAGTATTAAGAAAATTTATCCAAGAGACATAGTGAAAGGAACTATAATTTATGTCACTGAAACTGAAGTTATGGTTAACATTGGTTATAGAAGTGATGGGATTATAAAACTTGATGAGTTATCTTCTGATGTTACTAAAAAGCCTAAAGACTTATTTCATGAAGGACAAGAAATTGACGTTTATGTAATTAAGCTTGATGATGGGGAAGGTAATGTTGTTTTATCAACTAGAAGAGTAGAATCATTAAAAGATTGGCAAAATCTTGTTGAAAAATTCAATAATAAAGAGTTGGTAGAAGCAGAAGTAGTAAAAGAAGTTAAAGGAGGCCTATTAGCTACTGTTGATGGAATTAATGCTTTTATTCCTGCAAGTCATATTACAACTAGCTTCGTAAAAGATTTTACACCATATATTGGTCAAAAATTAGAATGTGCTATAATTAATCTTGATGAAAGAAAGAAAAAAGTTGTTCTTTCAAGAAGAGAAGTAGAAGAAAAAGAATTAAATGAAAAATTAGATTTAGCTTGGAGTAAATTGGCTGTTGGAGATGTTTTAACAGGAACAATTAGAAAGCTAACTGACTTTGGTGCATTTGTAAATTTAGGAGATGTTGATGGTTTAATTCATGTTTCAGATATTTCTTGGAATAGAATTAAAAAACCTTCTGATATTTTAAATGTTGGAGATCAAGTAGAAGTTGTTATTTTAAAACTTAATAGAGAAAGAAATAGAATTTCATTAGGTTTAAAACAATTGACAAAGAAACCATTTGAATTATTCCTAGAAAATAATTCAGTTGGAGATGTTGTTACAGGAACTGTAATTAATTTAGTTGATTTTGGTGCATTTGTTAAATTAAAAGAAAATGTTGAAGGTTTAGTTCATATTTCTCAAATTTCTCATGATCACATTGAAAAGGCTTCAGATGTATTAAATATTGGTGATGAAGTACAAGTAAAAATTATAAATATTGATGAAGAAAACCAAAAAATATCTTTATCTATAAAAGAACTTCTTGAAAAACCAGTTGAAGAAACAGTTGAAGAAGAAAAAGAAGTAGTTGTTGAAGAAGAAAAAGAAGAAGAAGCAAAATTTGAAAATCAAGAATTGGATAATTCAATTGGTGCATTACTTGATATAGAATTATAA
- the frr gene encoding ribosome recycling factor, producing MYKDIINELERKMSKSIESYETELTTVRAGRANPTILDQFTVDYYGTETPIKQVASISVPEARLLVIQPWDASLITPIEKVILASNLGITPSNDGKVIRLPFPALTEDRRKELVKVVKGYGENAKIAIRNLRRDGLDKLKKIEKDKEISEDELRQAEEEVQKVTDKFIKKVEDITKSKEKELMEI from the coding sequence ATGTATAAAGATATAATTAATGAATTAGAAAGAAAAATGTCAAAATCAATAGAATCATATGAAACAGAATTAACTACAGTAAGAGCTGGTAGAGCAAATCCTACAATATTAGATCAATTTACTGTAGATTATTATGGTACAGAAACACCAATTAAACAAGTTGCATCTATTTCTGTTCCAGAAGCAAGATTATTAGTTATTCAACCTTGGGATGCTTCTTTGATAACTCCTATAGAAAAAGTTATTTTAGCATCAAATTTAGGCATAACTCCATCTAATGACGGAAAAGTAATAAGATTACCTTTCCCAGCATTAACTGAAGATAGAAGAAAAGAGTTAGTTAAGGTTGTAAAAGGTTATGGAGAAAATGCAAAAATTGCGATTAGAAATTTGAGACGTGATGGTCTTGATAAATTAAAAAAGATAGAAAAAGATAAAGAAATCAGTGAAGATGAGTTAAGACAAGCAGAAGAAGAAGTTCAAAAAGTTACTGATAAATTTATTAAAAAAGTTGAAGATATTACTAAATCAAAAGAAAAAGAATTAATGGAAATTTAA
- the pyrH gene encoding UMP kinase produces the protein MDLDFKRVVIKLSGEALSGGVGHGLHDETIEKICKSVKDVYDLGIQICIVVGGGNFWRGRSSEKIERSTSDHMGMLATIINSLRLQATLENMGVPTRVQTAINVHEVAEPFIKRKAERHLEKGRIVIFGAGTGMPYFSTDTTAALRAAEMQADVILLGKTGTDGIYDKDPNKFKDAKKFEELTYIEILNRGLGIMDATATSLCMDNDIPLVVFGIDNPENLVSVVKGEKVGTIVRGK, from the coding sequence ATGGATTTAGATTTTAAAAGAGTAGTTATTAAACTTAGTGGAGAAGCTTTATCAGGTGGAGTTGGACATGGACTCCATGATGAAACAATTGAAAAAATCTGTAAATCAGTAAAAGACGTATATGATTTAGGTATTCAAATTTGTATTGTAGTTGGTGGTGGAAATTTTTGGAGAGGTCGTTCAAGTGAAAAAATAGAACGTTCGACTTCTGACCATATGGGTATGCTTGCAACAATAATAAATTCTTTAAGATTACAAGCTACACTTGAAAATATGGGAGTTCCTACAAGAGTTCAGACAGCAATTAATGTTCATGAAGTTGCAGAACCTTTTATTAAAAGGAAAGCTGAAAGACATCTTGAAAAGGGTAGGATTGTTATTTTTGGTGCAGGAACTGGTATGCCATATTTTTCAACTGATACAACTGCAGCTTTAAGAGCAGCAGAAATGCAAGCAGATGTAATTTTACTTGGTAAGACAGGAACTGATGGTATTTATGATAAAGATCCAAATAAATTTAAAGATGCAAAGAAATTTGAAGAATTAACATATATAGAAATTTTAAATAGAGGTTTAGGTATAATGGATGCTACTGCTACTTCTCTTTGTATGGATAATGATATTCCTCTTGTTGTATTTGGAATTGATAATCCAGAAAATTTAGTTTCAGTAGTTAAGGGAGAAAAAGTAGGAACAATAGTAAGGGGGAAATAA
- a CDS encoding DAK2 domain-containing protein yields the protein MINSEQLQKAFVRARNYLETNKEIVNSLNVFPVPDGDTGTNMSLTIKSAIKNLENSKINTCADVTKAISDGALMGARGNSGVILSQILRGFYLGSKESVTLDVETIKECFVNAYRVAYKSVIKPTEGTILTVIREMGEFAEANYTHYNDEIEFCKEILKEGFRSLEKTPEILPILKEAEVVDAGGRGLMYLLEGALGDEVVEIKNNYEFNRPARIEHLAAQQDEDIKFGYCTEFMVTSDSEEYGVLRDKLASIGDSLIVVKGDNIIKVHVHTNHPGQAIEWALEFGPLHDLKIDNMRRQHNHLHHTDKEVADAKHSEEVKEHKKYGFISISTGDGIDEIFKSMGVDEIITGGQTMNPSTEDILKAVEKINADDIFVFPNNSNIILVSEQAAKISNKRLHVIKTKQIPQAFSSLFNFDESLSVDENIELMTEAISNVKVGQITYALRDTEIEGVKIKKDDFMGLNEGKITVSKKKIEDTFKALIDQLIDEDSSIVSIYYGEDVKEKDAEKLVKLIEKKYKDIEVELVYGGQPLYYYLISVE from the coding sequence ATGATAAATAGTGAACAATTGCAAAAGGCATTTGTAAGAGCTCGTAATTATCTTGAAACAAATAAAGAGATAGTTAATAGCTTAAATGTATTTCCAGTTCCTGATGGAGATACAGGTACAAATATGTCTTTGACTATTAAATCAGCAATAAAGAATTTAGAAAATTCAAAAATTAATACTTGTGCAGATGTTACTAAAGCTATTAGCGATGGGGCATTGATGGGCGCAAGAGGAAACTCAGGAGTAATCTTATCTCAAATTTTAAGGGGTTTCTATTTAGGAAGTAAAGAAAGTGTAACACTTGATGTTGAAACTATTAAGGAATGTTTTGTAAATGCTTATAGGGTCGCTTATAAATCAGTTATAAAACCTACTGAAGGAACAATTTTAACAGTTATAAGAGAAATGGGTGAATTTGCAGAAGCAAATTATACTCATTATAATGATGAAATTGAATTTTGTAAAGAAATTTTAAAGGAAGGTTTTAGAAGTTTGGAAAAAACTCCTGAAATTTTACCTATTTTAAAAGAAGCAGAAGTTGTAGATGCTGGTGGCCGTGGACTAATGTATTTACTTGAAGGTGCCTTAGGAGATGAAGTTGTTGAAATTAAAAACAATTACGAATTTAATAGACCTGCAAGAATTGAACACTTGGCTGCACAACAAGATGAAGATATTAAATTTGGATATTGTACTGAATTTATGGTTACAAGTGATTCAGAAGAATATGGAGTATTAAGAGATAAACTTGCAAGTATTGGAGATTCTTTAATTGTAGTTAAAGGTGATAATATTATAAAAGTTCATGTTCATACTAATCATCCTGGACAAGCAATTGAATGGGCATTAGAATTTGGACCTTTACATGACTTAAAAATTGATAATATGAGAAGACAACATAATCATTTACATCATACTGACAAAGAAGTTGCAGATGCTAAGCATTCTGAAGAAGTGAAAGAACATAAAAAATATGGTTTTATTTCTATTTCAACAGGAGATGGTATCGATGAAATCTTTAAGAGTATGGGTGTAGATGAAATTATTACTGGGGGACAAACAATGAATCCTTCAACTGAAGATATTTTAAAGGCGGTTGAAAAGATTAATGCTGATGATATTTTTGTTTTCCCTAATAATAGTAATATTATACTTGTTTCAGAACAAGCAGCAAAAATTTCTAATAAAAGACTTCATGTTATAAAAACAAAACAAATACCACAAGCATTTAGCTCATTATTTAATTTTGACGAATCCTTATCAGTTGATGAAAATATTGAACTTATGACTGAGGCCATTTCCAATGTTAAAGTTGGTCAAATAACTTATGCTCTAAGAGATACTGAAATTGAAGGAGTAAAAATCAAAAAAGATGATTTTATGGGTTTAAATGAAGGTAAAATCACAGTGTCTAAAAAGAAAATAGAAGATACATTTAAAGCACTTATTGATCAACTTATTGATGAAGATTCATCTATAGTAAGTATTTACTATGGAGAAGATGTAAAAGAAAAAGATGCTGAAAAATTAGTAAAATTAATTGAGAAAAAATATAAAGATATTGAAGTTGAATTAGTATATGGTGGTCAACCATTATATTACTATTTGATTTCAGTTGAGTAG